CGATCGCGGCGCTGCCTACGGGTACGCGGCGCGTCTCGTACTGCGCCGTCACCGCCGCGATCGCCGCGATGACGGCGACCACCGCGATCGACAGGAACAGTTTGTCGGCCGTGCCGAACGTCTGGATGGCCCATTCCTTGACCGGGCCCGGCGTGAGATCGATGACGGCCGATCCGACGGCATTGCGTGCGTCGGCTCCAGGCCCGAAGAACACGACGAGCAGTTGGGTCAGGCCGAGGGCGACCGCCGCCGCCGCCACCCCCGCCATCGCCTTGGCGCCGCGCTCCGTCATGAGGCCAAGCTACCCACGCACCGACCCGAAAGCCTTAACGAAAAGTGACGTCAGCTAAGTTGCTTTACAGTCTGACCTCATTTTGGAAAGGGAACTAAATGGAGATCTCGGGCAAGAAGGCCATCATCGTCGGCGGGGCTTCAGGCTTCGGTAAGGCCACCGCTGAATTGCTGGCCAAGCGCGGCGCGAGCGTGGCAGTGCTGGACCGCCCGCAATCGAAGGGCAAGGAAGTCGCTGACGAGATCGGCGGCACCTTCTATGAGGTCGACGTCACCGACTTCGAGGGCACCGAGAAGGTCCTGCAGCAGGCCATCGACCAGTTGGGCGGCCTGCACATCATCGTCACGACCGCCGGCGGTGGCGCCGCCGAACGCACCGTGAAGAAGGACGGGCCGCACAGCCTCGAGTCCTTCCGCAAGTGTGTCGACCTCAACCTCATCGGCACCTTCAACATCAGCCGGCTGGCCGGCTGGCAGATGAGCAAGCAGGACCTCGTCGACGATGAGCAGGAGGAGCGCGGCGTCATCATCAACACCGCCTCG
The sequence above is drawn from the Mycobacterium gallinarum genome and encodes:
- a CDS encoding SDR family NAD(P)-dependent oxidoreductase yields the protein MEISGKKAIIVGGASGFGKATAELLAKRGASVAVLDRPQSKGKEVADEIGGTFYEVDVTDFEGTEKVLQQAIDQLGGLHIIVTTAGGGAAERTVKKDGPHSLESFRKCVDLNLIGTFNISRLAGWQMSKQDLVDDEQEERGVIINTASIAAFEGQIGQVAYTASKAAIAGMCLTMARDMGSLGIRALAIAPSLFATGLTEGIPDEFAKALTKDAAFPKRLGRPEEYAKLVAAIVENPMLNGQCLRLDAGQRFAPK